One part of the Raphanus sativus cultivar WK10039 chromosome 7, ASM80110v3, whole genome shotgun sequence genome encodes these proteins:
- the LOC108818480 gene encoding pullulanase 1, chloroplastic isoform X1, which yields MALTLTLATSVHLLSSTSVARPPIFATDFRLRSRSRRTASSISKFQLGFTSTTHRCLCSSSSAASPMQFEVSTPNSQFLESLLYSRAYWVTEGVIAWNVDVGEGSVYLYGSRVAGLSFNEDGIDGYDFRVELEAESGSLHTTVIEKFPHIVDYNPFKVPSDLDIRDLVKSQLAIVCFDAEGRFVQGTGLQLPGVLDELFSYDGPLGANFTPGGGVSLHLWAPTAQEVSVCIYKNPLDKSPTEICPCEEVSGVWSINGPSSWEGCYYVYKVLVYHPSTFKVETCYANDPYARGLSADASKTYLVNLDSDDLKPEGWEKLADKKPCLRSFSDISIYELHVRDFSVYDETVEPEHRGGYLAFTLKDSAGVKHLQKLADAGLTHLHLLPTYQFGDVDDEKENWKYIDTSVLEGLPPDSAEAQARITEIQNDDGFNWGYNPVLWGVPKGSYASDPSGPCRIIEFRKMVQALNRIGLNVVLDVVYNHLHANGPHNKDSVLDKIVPGYYLRRNNDGFIENSTCVNNTASEHYMVDRLIRDDLLNWVVNYKVDGFRFDLMGHIMKDTMVKAKSAICNLRKETDGVDGSRIYLYGEGWNFGEVANNGRGVNASQFNLTGTGIGSFNDRIRDATLGGSPFGHPLQQGFITGLLLQPNGHEHGSEATQLLMLSTAKDHIQIGMAANLKDYVLTNHEGKEVKGSEILLHDATPVAYASQPTETINYVSAHDNETLFDIISLKTPMEISVDERCRINHLASSMIALSQGIPFFHAGDEILRSKSLDRDSYNSGDWFNRLDFSYNSNNWGVGIPPKGKNEHSWPLIKPRLQDPSFKPQSSHIVSTLNSFLDLLRIRYSSPLFRLETAKDIQDRVRFHNTGPSSVPGAIVMSIEDGHKGIACVSQIDPVYSFVVAIFNARPSELSFLAPGLKDRNLELHPVQVKSGDEIVKKSVYDAFSGGFTVPARTTAVFVELRDG from the exons atggCACTGACACTAACACTGGCCACTTCCGTTCATCTTCTCAGCTCCACCTCCGTCGCGCGTCCTCCCATCTTCGCCACCGATTTTCGTCTCCGATCGCGGTCTCGACGGACTGCATCGTCGATCTCTAAATTCCAGCTCGGATTTACTTCGACAACTCATCGCTGCCTCTGCTCTTCGTCCTCCGCTGCATCTCCTATGCAATTCGAAGTCTCCACTCCGAATTCTCAG TTTCTTGAGAGTTTGCTGTATTCAAGAGCGTATTGGGTTACGGAAGGCGTGATAGCTTGGAATGTGGATGTTGGTGAAGGTTCTGTTTACTTGTATGGGAGCAGAGTCGCTGGTTTATCATTCAACGAAGATGGAATCGATG GTTATGATTTTAGAGTCGAGCTTGAAGCTGAATCCGGATCACTTCATACCACT GTGATTGAGAAGTTTCCACATATTGTGGATTACAATCCGTTCAAAGTTCCTTCGGATTTGGATATCAGGGACCTTGTCAAAAGCCAATTAGCTATTGTTTGCTTTGATG CGGAAGGACGGTTTGTACAGGGAACTGGTTTGCAATTGCCTGGCGTCCTAGATGAATTGTTCTCATATGACGGTCCCCTAGGTGCAAATTTTACACCAGGAGGAGGTGTCTCTCTTCACCTCTGGGCTCCCACTGCTCAA GAGGTTTCTGTGTGCATCTACAAAAACCCACTTGACAAGAGTCCGACTGAAATCTGCCCATGCGAAGAGGTTAGTGGTGTGTGGAGCATTAACGGTCCTAGTAGTTGGGAAGGATGCTATTATGTGTATAAAGTATTAGTCTATCATCCAAGCACCTTTAAAGTGGAAACTTGCTATGCAAACGATCCTTATGCCCGGGG GCTTTCAGCTGATGCGAGCAAAACTTATCTGGTCAATCTTGATTCTGATGATCTAAAACCTGAAGGATGGGAGAAATTGGCAGACAAGAAGCCATGCCTAAGATCCTTCTCAGATATAAGTATTTATGAGCTGCATGTGAGGGATTTTAG TGTCTATGATGAGACTGTCGAACCTGAACACCGTGGGGGATATCTGGCTTTCACTTTAAAG GATTCTGCAGGTGTTAAACATCTTCAAAAGTTAGCGGATGCAGGTCTTACCCATCTACATCTTCTTCCCACATATCAATTTGGTGATGTTGATGATGAGAAGGAGAACTGGAAGTATATAG ATACCAGTGTGCTGGAAGGATTACCACCTGATTCAGCTGAGGCACAAGCTCGTATTACAGAAATCCAGAATGATGATGGCTTTAACTGGGG GTATAATCCTGTGCTCTGGGGAGTCCCAAAAGGAAGCTACGCTAGTGATCCGAGTGGTCCATGCCGTATAATTGAATTTAGAAAAATGGTTCAG GCTCTTAATCGTATCGGTCTTAATGTCGTCTTAGACGTTGTTTACAACCACTTGCATGCAAATGGGCCACACAACAAAGACTCTGTCCTTGATAAG ATAGTTCCAGGTTACTATTTGAGAAGGAACAATGACGGTTTTATTGAAAACAGTACATGCGTAAACAACACTGCCAGCGAGCATTATATGGTTGATCGTCTGATACGGGATGATCTATTAAACTGGGTTGTTAATTATAAG GTTGATGGATTCCGTTTTGATCTCATGGGTCATATAATGAAAGATACAATG GTAAAAGCAAAATCTGCAATTTGTAACTTGAGAAAGGAAACGGATGGAGTTGATGGTTCAAGAATTTATTT ATATGGCGAAGGATGGAACTTTGGTGAAGTTGCTAACAATGGACGTGGAGTTAATGCCTCACAGTTCAACTTAACCGGGACTGGAATTGGAAG TTTTAATGACCGTATACGAGATGCAACTCTTGGTGGATCTCCATTTGGCCATCCTCTTCAACAAGGATTCATTACAGGTTTATTGTTACAG CCTAACGGTCATGAGCATGGTTCAGAAGCTACCCAGCTACTAATGCTTTCTACTGCTAAAGATCACATCCAG ATTGGGATGGCTGCAAATTTGAAGGATTATGTGCTAACTAATCACGAAGGAAAAGAG GTGAAAGGATCAGAGATTTTATTGCATGATGCCACACCTGTTGCATATGCTTCACAGCCTACAGAAACT ATTAACTACGTCTCTGCTCATGACAATGAAACCCTCTTTGACATTATCAGTTTGAag ACACCGATGGAAATCTCAGTTGATGAAAGGTGTCGAATAAATCATTTAGCATCAAGTATGATTGCCCTCTCACAG GGTATACCATTCTTCCATGCTGGGGACGAGATTTTACGCTCGAAGTCACTTGATCGTGATTCTTACAACTCCGGTGATTGGTTCAATAG GCTAGACTTCAGCTACAACTCCAACAACTGGGGTGTTGGGATTCCTCCGAAAGGGAAAAACGAACACAGTTGGCCGCT GATTAAACCGAGGTTGCAAGACCCATCCTTCAAACCTCAGAGCAGTCACATAGTTTCCACGCTCAACAGTTTCTTAGACTTGTTACGCATCAGATACTCATCACCTCTCTTCCGTTTAGAGACAGCAAAGGATATCCAG gaCCGAGTGCGATTTCATAACACAGGCCCCTCATCAGTCCCTGGAGCCATCGTCATGAGCATTGAAGATGGTCACAAAGGCATAGCATGTGTATCTCAGATCGATCCAGT CTACTCATTCGTTGTGGCCATCTTCAATGCTCGCCCGTCTGAGCTCTCATTTCTCGCTCCCGGTCTAAAAGACAGGAATCTCGAATTACATCCGGTACAG GTGAAGTCGGGAGATGAAATAgtaaaaaaatcagtgtatgACGCTTTTTCCGGCGGCTTCACTGTACCGGCAAGAACAACTGCAGTGTTTGTTGAATTACGGGATGGTTGA
- the LOC108818480 gene encoding pullulanase 1, chloroplastic isoform X2, whose product MALTLTLATSVHLLSSTSVARPPIFATDFRLRSRSRRTASSISKFQLGFTSTTHRCLCSSSSAASPMQFEVSTPNSQFLESLLYSRAYWVTEGVIAWNVDVGEGSVYLYGSRVAGLSFNEDGIDGYDFRVELEAESGSLHTTVIEKFPHIVDYNPFKVPSDLDIRDLVKSQLAIVCFDAEGRFVQGTGLQLPGVLDELFSYDGPLGANFTPGGGVSLHLWAPTAQEVSVCIYKNPLDKSPTEICPCEEVSGVWSINGPSSWEGCYYVYKVLVYHPSTFKVETCYANDPYARGLSADASKTYLVNLDSDDLKPEGWEKLADKKPCLRSFSDISIYELHVRDFSVYDETVEPEHRGGYLAFTLKDSAGVKHLQKLADADTSVLEGLPPDSAEAQARITEIQNDDGFNWGYNPVLWGVPKGSYASDPSGPCRIIEFRKMVQALNRIGLNVVLDVVYNHLHANGPHNKDSVLDKIVPGYYLRRNNDGFIENSTCVNNTASEHYMVDRLIRDDLLNWVVNYKVDGFRFDLMGHIMKDTMVKAKSAICNLRKETDGVDGSRIYLYGEGWNFGEVANNGRGVNASQFNLTGTGIGSFNDRIRDATLGGSPFGHPLQQGFITGLLLQPNGHEHGSEATQLLMLSTAKDHIQIGMAANLKDYVLTNHEGKEVKGSEILLHDATPVAYASQPTETINYVSAHDNETLFDIISLKTPMEISVDERCRINHLASSMIALSQGIPFFHAGDEILRSKSLDRDSYNSGDWFNRLDFSYNSNNWGVGIPPKGKNEHSWPLIKPRLQDPSFKPQSSHIVSTLNSFLDLLRIRYSSPLFRLETAKDIQDRVRFHNTGPSSVPGAIVMSIEDGHKGIACVSQIDPVYSFVVAIFNARPSELSFLAPGLKDRNLELHPVQVKSGDEIVKKSVYDAFSGGFTVPARTTAVFVELRDG is encoded by the exons atggCACTGACACTAACACTGGCCACTTCCGTTCATCTTCTCAGCTCCACCTCCGTCGCGCGTCCTCCCATCTTCGCCACCGATTTTCGTCTCCGATCGCGGTCTCGACGGACTGCATCGTCGATCTCTAAATTCCAGCTCGGATTTACTTCGACAACTCATCGCTGCCTCTGCTCTTCGTCCTCCGCTGCATCTCCTATGCAATTCGAAGTCTCCACTCCGAATTCTCAG TTTCTTGAGAGTTTGCTGTATTCAAGAGCGTATTGGGTTACGGAAGGCGTGATAGCTTGGAATGTGGATGTTGGTGAAGGTTCTGTTTACTTGTATGGGAGCAGAGTCGCTGGTTTATCATTCAACGAAGATGGAATCGATG GTTATGATTTTAGAGTCGAGCTTGAAGCTGAATCCGGATCACTTCATACCACT GTGATTGAGAAGTTTCCACATATTGTGGATTACAATCCGTTCAAAGTTCCTTCGGATTTGGATATCAGGGACCTTGTCAAAAGCCAATTAGCTATTGTTTGCTTTGATG CGGAAGGACGGTTTGTACAGGGAACTGGTTTGCAATTGCCTGGCGTCCTAGATGAATTGTTCTCATATGACGGTCCCCTAGGTGCAAATTTTACACCAGGAGGAGGTGTCTCTCTTCACCTCTGGGCTCCCACTGCTCAA GAGGTTTCTGTGTGCATCTACAAAAACCCACTTGACAAGAGTCCGACTGAAATCTGCCCATGCGAAGAGGTTAGTGGTGTGTGGAGCATTAACGGTCCTAGTAGTTGGGAAGGATGCTATTATGTGTATAAAGTATTAGTCTATCATCCAAGCACCTTTAAAGTGGAAACTTGCTATGCAAACGATCCTTATGCCCGGGG GCTTTCAGCTGATGCGAGCAAAACTTATCTGGTCAATCTTGATTCTGATGATCTAAAACCTGAAGGATGGGAGAAATTGGCAGACAAGAAGCCATGCCTAAGATCCTTCTCAGATATAAGTATTTATGAGCTGCATGTGAGGGATTTTAG TGTCTATGATGAGACTGTCGAACCTGAACACCGTGGGGGATATCTGGCTTTCACTTTAAAG GATTCTGCAGGTGTTAAACATCTTCAAAAGTTAGCGGATGCAG ATACCAGTGTGCTGGAAGGATTACCACCTGATTCAGCTGAGGCACAAGCTCGTATTACAGAAATCCAGAATGATGATGGCTTTAACTGGGG GTATAATCCTGTGCTCTGGGGAGTCCCAAAAGGAAGCTACGCTAGTGATCCGAGTGGTCCATGCCGTATAATTGAATTTAGAAAAATGGTTCAG GCTCTTAATCGTATCGGTCTTAATGTCGTCTTAGACGTTGTTTACAACCACTTGCATGCAAATGGGCCACACAACAAAGACTCTGTCCTTGATAAG ATAGTTCCAGGTTACTATTTGAGAAGGAACAATGACGGTTTTATTGAAAACAGTACATGCGTAAACAACACTGCCAGCGAGCATTATATGGTTGATCGTCTGATACGGGATGATCTATTAAACTGGGTTGTTAATTATAAG GTTGATGGATTCCGTTTTGATCTCATGGGTCATATAATGAAAGATACAATG GTAAAAGCAAAATCTGCAATTTGTAACTTGAGAAAGGAAACGGATGGAGTTGATGGTTCAAGAATTTATTT ATATGGCGAAGGATGGAACTTTGGTGAAGTTGCTAACAATGGACGTGGAGTTAATGCCTCACAGTTCAACTTAACCGGGACTGGAATTGGAAG TTTTAATGACCGTATACGAGATGCAACTCTTGGTGGATCTCCATTTGGCCATCCTCTTCAACAAGGATTCATTACAGGTTTATTGTTACAG CCTAACGGTCATGAGCATGGTTCAGAAGCTACCCAGCTACTAATGCTTTCTACTGCTAAAGATCACATCCAG ATTGGGATGGCTGCAAATTTGAAGGATTATGTGCTAACTAATCACGAAGGAAAAGAG GTGAAAGGATCAGAGATTTTATTGCATGATGCCACACCTGTTGCATATGCTTCACAGCCTACAGAAACT ATTAACTACGTCTCTGCTCATGACAATGAAACCCTCTTTGACATTATCAGTTTGAag ACACCGATGGAAATCTCAGTTGATGAAAGGTGTCGAATAAATCATTTAGCATCAAGTATGATTGCCCTCTCACAG GGTATACCATTCTTCCATGCTGGGGACGAGATTTTACGCTCGAAGTCACTTGATCGTGATTCTTACAACTCCGGTGATTGGTTCAATAG GCTAGACTTCAGCTACAACTCCAACAACTGGGGTGTTGGGATTCCTCCGAAAGGGAAAAACGAACACAGTTGGCCGCT GATTAAACCGAGGTTGCAAGACCCATCCTTCAAACCTCAGAGCAGTCACATAGTTTCCACGCTCAACAGTTTCTTAGACTTGTTACGCATCAGATACTCATCACCTCTCTTCCGTTTAGAGACAGCAAAGGATATCCAG gaCCGAGTGCGATTTCATAACACAGGCCCCTCATCAGTCCCTGGAGCCATCGTCATGAGCATTGAAGATGGTCACAAAGGCATAGCATGTGTATCTCAGATCGATCCAGT CTACTCATTCGTTGTGGCCATCTTCAATGCTCGCCCGTCTGAGCTCTCATTTCTCGCTCCCGGTCTAAAAGACAGGAATCTCGAATTACATCCGGTACAG GTGAAGTCGGGAGATGAAATAgtaaaaaaatcagtgtatgACGCTTTTTCCGGCGGCTTCACTGTACCGGCAAGAACAACTGCAGTGTTTGTTGAATTACGGGATGGTTGA
- the LOC108815108 gene encoding uncharacterized protein LOC108815108: MYEGSEAEEKSRTRETTLQWRNAERRRSFCVRQRHSQKRRCSLHTSLHIAQSHAKHHLLLLQLSIDHSPSDLNKLNEAGSASADRVKSKVEIRRRHIKLHRFCICKTRLLVFPQRLLLDSPSQLSIIFFETSNDDGETQLEVASPSLQPFTQDQWKNNQDYFINTARKRAVTIHVAKENGENVEGAVVNVEQISKDFPIGSAISKTILGDLKTYSCYEAEQI, translated from the exons ATGTATGAGGGTTCTGAAGCAGAAGAAAAG AGCAGAACCAGAGAAACCACTTTACAATGGAGGAATGCTGAAAGACGAAGAAGCTTCTGTGTCAGGCAGAGACACTCTCAGAAGCGTCGGTGCTCGCTACACACCAGCTTACATATTGCACAATCTCACGCAAAACACCATCTACTGCTTCTCCAGTTAAGTATCGATCATTCCCCTTCTGATTTAAATAAACTCAATGAGGCTGGTTCTGCATCAGCAGATCGTGTTAAGAGCAAAGTTGAGATCAGACGACGCCACATTAAACTGCATAGGTTCTGTATCTGCAAAACAAGGTTGCTGGTCTTTCCTCAAAGGCTCCTTCTTGACTCTCCTTCCCAACTATCCATCATCTTCTTTGA GACATCAAACGACGACGGTGAAACCCAATTAGAAGTTGCGAGTCCATCTCTTCAGCCCTTCACGCAGGATCAATGGAAGAACAACCAAGATTACTTCATTAACACT GCGAGAAAAAGAGCAGTGACAATTCACGTGGCCAAAGAAAACGGAGAGAACGTTGAAGGAGCAGTGGTGAATGTTGAGCAGATCTCCAAAGACTTCCCCATTGGTTCAGCTATCTCCAAAACAATCCTTGgagatttaaaaacttattCATGTTATGAGGCTGAACAAATTTAA
- the LOC130497754 gene encoding uncharacterized protein LOC130497754 translates to MVKAKKAAQQAESSKGEAHAAPEESRRSLTDGEPESPPPRNDMPVSDVLPEVTEELDSFNTANEKAASEDSDERTPGIGEEPSAKVPEADPQPQIGSSNADIQDVPVTDKSSEEKDESALQLVVVEDEKEQSGAEAESGKTGDDGPKDDEASQKERKTGESSTPTQSQFLTPGDAAKSPYLAKEAGASPQLRSRRSGDKSAEPMPPLIKKRYDQFLKRKVLAERSVDMKEADQWGYLAVIKKGSMESTVSSLAVYVEQVVAEFYAGLPSTKAEADVDEVVVSVRGQEYKFSPALINNAIDWEPLTEEEEEEDTTLDDISVTELASFITGDTRTEWDGLTTADLTPCYGALMIIAAYNWIPSTHKTYVSLERARLIYKMAHGVRVDLGKMMFRQILNLGVIQVNDARWLIFPRLIMALLQSQHAVTSYPSDKLQRPVPYKKDKRVGEIYEQRIAKGKGPAKAEPKRSSARTTRQSSPAPIPAPRTATPSSRTAPRRVSLYEVGSVAIPRGPLSRVDLQVALQDTTRALQALAEIVQDLQSAVAG, encoded by the exons ATGGTGAAAGCAAAGAAAGCAGCTCAACAAGCCGAATCATCCAAGGGAGAGGCACATGCAGCGCCTGAAGAAAGTCGGAGGTCACTCACTGACGGCGAACCTGAATCGCCTCCGCCGAGAAACGATATGCCCGTTTCTGATGTACTCCCTGAGGTTACTGAGGAGCTTGACTCGTTCAACACCGCGAATGAGAAAGCTGCTTCAGAAGATAGCGATGAAAGAACTCCGGGTATTGGGGAAGAGCCATCAGCGAAAGTGCCTGAAGCAGATCCGCAACCGCAAATTGGATCCTCTAATGCTGACATTCAAGATGTTCCGGTCACTGATAAATCGTCGGAAGAGAAGGATGAGTCTGCTTTACAGCTGGTGGTCGTTGAAGATGAGAAGGAACAGAGTGGAGCCGAGGCTGAATCAGGCAAGACGGGTGATGATGGACCCAAAGATGATGAAGCTTCACAGAAGGAA AGGAAGACAGGGGAGTCTAGTACACCGACTCAATCTCAGTTTCTCACACCAGGAGATGCAGCCAAGTCTCCATATTTGGCTAAGGAAGCAGGAGCCTCACCTCAGTTGAGATCGAGAAGGTCTGGTGACAAAAGTGCTGAACCAATGCCTCCTCTCATCAAGAAAAGGTATGATCAGTTTCTTAAGCGTAAAGTACTTGCTGAGCGTTCGGTCGATATGAAGGAAGCTGATCAGTGGGGTTACTTGGCGGTTATCAAGAAAGGATCTATGGAATCAACTGTCTCGAGTCTTGCTGTGTATGTTGAGCAAGTTGTAGCTGAGTTCTATGCAGGTCTGCCGAGTACTAAAGCTGAAGCAGATGTTGATGAAGTAGTTGTTTCCGTGAGAGGACAAGAGTACAAGTTCTCACCTGCGCTCATCAACAACGCCATAGATTGGGAACCACTtactgaggaagaagaggaggaagacacAACTTTGGATGATATCTCAGTAACTGAGTTGGCTTCATTCATCACTGGAGATACGAGGACAGAATGGGACGGTCTCACTACAGCGGATCTTACTCCGTGCTACGGTGCCTTGATGATCATAGCTGCATACAACTGGATTCCTTCTACTCACAAGACTTATGTCTCACTTGAGAGGGCAAGGCTGATCTACAAGATGGCTCATGGAGTCCGTGTTGATTTGGGtaagatgatgttcagacaGATTCTCAATCTTGGAGTGATTCAGGTCAATGATGCACGTTGGTTGATCTTCCCTCGCTTGATCATGGCACTCCTCCAAAGCCAGCATGCAGTTACATCTTACCCCAGTGACAAGCTCCAACGTCCGGTTCCCTACAAGAAGGATAAACGAGTGGGCGAGATCTATGAGCAGAGAATAGCGAAAGGAAAGGGACCAGCTAAAGCTGAACCAAAGAGAAGCTCTGCCAGGACAACCCGTCAGTCATCTCCTGCTCCGATTCCTGCTCCACGAACTGCTACACCAAGCTCCAGGACTGCACCACGTCGTGTATCTCTGTATGAAGTTGGATCAGTTGCCATCCCTCGAGGACCACTCAGCCGGGTTGATTTGCAAGTGGCACTACAGGACACAACACGAGCCCTTCAAGCGCTAGCTGAGATAGTTCAGGATCTTCAGAGCGCTGTAGCAGGTTAG
- the LOC108818257 gene encoding salicylate/benzoate carboxyl methyltransferase-like yields MRVREMNSRFIRSVYSSRSDGNETSKGDEENNNYTGVSILSMRGGDGHNSYTTNSLLQRRVLSMSKPILVKNTKEMMTNLDFPKCIKVADLGCSSGQNTFLAMSEILNTITALCQERNQNPPEIDCCLNDLPGNDFNTTFKFISFFNDKLTSNTPCFISGVPGSFYSRLFPSKSLHFIHSNYSVNYPSKVPEGLEKNKMSVYITSSSALSEYKAYLNQFQKDFTTFLRMRSEEMVSNGRMVITLFGRNTIDDPLYRDCCHHLTLLSDSLRDLVFEGLVSASKVNSFKMPFYDPTDEEVKDIIRNEGLFQINDLETHAFDLGHCKEESSLQSCRAKPGEKEANCIRAALETMIVAHFGDAINIDTLFAKYAHHVSQHASCMNKTSVTLVVSLVRK; encoded by the exons ATGAGGG TGCGCGAAATGAACTCAAGATTCATCCGTTCGGTTTATTCGTCAAG GTCTGATGGAAATGAAACGAGTAAGGGCGATGAAGAGAATAATAACTACACTGGTGTGAGTATCTTAAGTATGAGGGGAGGCGATGGACACAATAGTTACACCACCAACTCTCTTCTTCAG AGAAGAGTTTTATCAATGAGCAAGCCCATATTGGTTAAAAACACCAAAGAAATGATGACAAACTTGGACTTTCCTAAATGCATTAAAGTAGCAGATTTGGGCTGTTCTTCTGGACAAAACACATTTTTGGCTATGTCTGAGATCCTCAACACAATTACTGCTTTATGTCAAGAGCGGAACCAAAACCCGCCAGAGATAGATTGTTGTCTGAACGATCTCCCTGGTAATGATTTCAACACGACGTTCAAGTTCATAAGTTTCTTCAACGACAAGCTCACAAGCAACACACCGTGCTTTATCTCTGGAGTACCTGGTTCCTTTTACTCAAGGCTCTTTCCTAGCAAGAGTCTCCATTTCATTCATTCAAATTACAGTGTTAATTACCCCTCTAAG GTTCCAGAAGGACTGGAGAAGAACAAGATGAGTGTGTACATAACAAGTTCAAGTGCTCTAAGTGAATACAAGGCTTACTTGAATCAATTCCAAAAAGATTTTACGACATTTCTAAGAATGCGGTCTGAAGAGATGGTATCTAATGGACGCATGGTTATCACATTATTCGGCAGAAACACTATAGATGATCCGTTGTACAGGGACTGTTGTCATCATTTGACATTGTTATCCGATTCTCTCCGTGACCTTGTCTTCGAG GGACTTGTGAGTGCATCAAAGGTAAATTCGTTCAAAATGCCGTTTTATGATCCGACCGATGAAGAAGTAAAAGATATTATTAGAAATGAGGGGTTATTCCAAATAAACGACTTAGAGACACATGCATTTGATCTTGGCCATTGTAAGGAAGAAAGTAGTTTGCAATCATGTAGAGCTAAACCAGGGGAAAAAGAGGCTAATTGCATTAGAGCAGCGCTAGAAACGATGATCGTAGCTCACTTTGGAGATGCCATTAATATCGATACATTGTTTGCAAAATATGCACACCATGTTTCTCAACATGCTAGCTGCATGAACAAAACGTCTGTCACTCTTGTGGTTTCATTGGTTCGAAAATAA
- the LOC108818259 gene encoding LOW QUALITY PROTEIN: salicylate/benzoate carboxyl methyltransferase (The sequence of the model RefSeq protein was modified relative to this genomic sequence to represent the inferred CDS: inserted 1 base in 1 codon) — protein sequence MNSSIIRSISSPRCDGKSEHEESSQYPFVSILSMRXGDGQNSYSTNSLLQRRVLSMTKPILVKNTEEMMTNLDFPKCIKLADLGCSSGQNTFLVMSEIVNTINVLCKEWNQNPPEIDCCLNDLPTNDFNTTFKFLTFFNDKLTSKKPCFVSGVPGSFYSRLFPRKSLHFVHSNYSLHYLSKAPNRLEKNKMSVYLTGSSPPSEHKAYLNQFQTDFTTFLRMRSEEMVSNGRMVLTLIGRKTLYDPLYRDCCHWLTLLSDSLCDLVFEGLVSASKVSSFKVPFYDPNGEEVKEIIRNEGSFMVNDLETHLFDLGLSKEDYGSQSDRPKAGEKEANCIRAVTETMLVAHFGDAINIDTLFEKYAHHVSQHASCKNKTSVSLVVSLIRK from the exons ATGAATTCAAGTATCATCCGTTCGATTTCTTCCCCCAG GTGTGATGGCAAGAGTGAACATGAAGAGAGTAGTCAATACCCTTTCGTGAGTATTTTAAGTATGC GAGGAGATGGACAGAATAGCTACTCCACCAACTCTCTTCTTCAG AGAAGAGTTTTATCAATGACCAAGCCCATACTGGTTAAAAACACTGAAGAAATGATGACAAACTTGGACTTTCCTAAATGCATTAAACTAGCCGATTTGGGCTGTTCTTCGGGACAAAACACGTTCTTGGTGATGTCTGAAATCGTTAACACAATCAATGTATTATGTAAAGAATGGAATCAAAACCCGCCAGAGATAGATTGTTGTCTGAACGATCTCCCTACTAACGATTTCAACACAACTTTCAAGTTCCTAACCTTCTTCAACGATAAGCTCACAAGCAAAAAGCCATGCTTTGTCTCTGGAGTTCCTGGTTCCTTTTACTCAAGGCTCTTTCCTCGCAAGAGTCTCCATTTCGTTCATTCAAATTACAGTCTTCACTACCTCTCTAAG GCACCCAATAGACTTGAGAAGAACAAGATGAGTGTGTACCTAACAGGTTCAAGTCCTCCAAGTGAACACAAGGCTTACTTGAATCAATTCCAGACAGATTTTACGACATTTCTAAGAATGCGTTCTGAAGAAATGGTATCTAATGGACGCATGGTTCTCACATTAATCGGCAGAAAGACTCTTTATGATCCATTGTATAGGGATTGTTGTCACTGGTTGACATTGTTATCCGATTCTCTTTGTGACCTAGTCTTCGAG GGTCTTGTGAGTGCATCAAAGGTGAGTTCGTTCAAGGTGCCGTTTTATGATCCTAACGGAGAAGAAGTGAAAGAAATTATTAGAAATGAGGGCTCATTCATGGTAAACGACTTGGAGACACATTTATTTGATCTCGGCCTTAGTAAAGAAGATTACGGCTCACAATCAGATAGACCTAAAGCCGGGGAAAAAGAAGCTAATTGCATAAGAGCAGTGACTGAAACGATGCTTGTAGCTCACTTTGGAGATGCCATTAATATTGATACGTTGTTTGAAAAATATGCACATCATGTCTCGCAGCATGCTAGCTGCAAGAACAAAACGTCTGTTAGTCTAGTCGTTTCACTGATTCGGAAGTAA